From the Deinococcus sonorensis KR-87 genome, the window CGTTGCGCGCCTCCAGATACACCGCCAGCTCCTGCGCGCGGCGGGTGCTGTCGGTGGTGAGCAGCTCCAGCGCAAGGTCAGCCTCGCCCAGGCGCCCGGCCGCGTTGATGCGGGGCGCCAGCACGAACGCCACGTTGCGGGTCGTCATCTCCGCATCCGGCTGGCCGTCCATCAGCGCCCGCAGGCCCGGCAGGGTGGTGCGGCGGAAGCCCTTCAGCCCCGCCTGCACCAGCGCCCGGTTCTCGCCCAGCAGCGGGGCCACGTCCGCGATGGTGCCGAGCGTCGCCAGCGGCGCGTACTGCAGCGGCTCCGGCTCGCCCAGCTCCTCGTGCACCGCCCACAGCAGGTGGTACGCCACGCCCGCGCCGGTCAGGTTGTGCAGCGCCGGGTCGTAGTGGGCCGTCAGTTTCGGGTGCGCCACCAGGCAATCGGGAAAGTCCGGGCCGGGCGAGTGGTGGTCGGTGACGATCACCTCCAGGCCCCGGCTCAGCAGGCTGCGCACCTCCTCCAGGTTGGTCACGCCGCAGTCCACCGTCACCAGTACGTCGCAGGCTTCGGCGTGTTCCTCCACCCGGTCCAGGTGAATGCCGTAGCCTTCCTTGAGGCGGTGCGGAATGAAGCCGTGGACGTTCGCGCCCAGGGCGCGCAGCCCCAGCACCAACACGGCGGTGGCCGTCACGCCGTCGGCGTCGTAGTCGCCGTGGATGCGGATGGTCTTTTCCAGCCGGATCGCCTGCACCAGCCGCCGGGCCGCCTCGTGCAGGCCGGGGTTGGGGGTGAGTACGCGCTCCGGGAACAGGTGCTCGCGGCGCAGGCCACGGGCGTGCAGCAGCTGGGCCAGCGGGGCCGGCACCTCGAATTCGGTCATGGTGCCGAGCAGCTCGCTCAGGCTGGCGGGGGCGGCCAGCTGCCAGCGCGGCACCGTCGGGAGGGGAGTTTTCATGTGGAGAGCACCGTTTCTGGAGTGGAGTCCGGCTGCGTGTCCGGGGTGGGGGCTGCCTGCAGCATCACCGCCTGAAGGGTGGCCTGAAGCCGCTCCTCCGCCTGACGGCGGCGGGTCTGGTCCTGCCGCCGACGCCAGCTGAGCTGCAGATGGCGCGGCAGGATCAGCAGCGCCACATACAGCCCCCCGGCCAGCAGGCTCAGCGCGACCACCGCGCCGGCCGGCAGCACCGCCTCGCGGCCGGCGAACAGCAGCGGCAGCCGCACCGACACCGGGTTTTCCAGCGACACCAGCACGGCGTAGCCGCTGAGGGCCAGCAGCACCAGCACCTGGATCAGCTGAATCACGCGCATGAACACAGTGTAAAGCGGGCGGGGGGTTCGGGCGTGAGGCCAGCGAAAACCGGCCGGGGAAGCGTTCCCCGGCCGGCTTGTCTTGATCTGGTGTTACTGCGCCGGGCCGGTGGCGGCCGTCTTGCCCTTGCGGCCCTCGGCACGCTCCTCGAAGAACACGACCATCGGCGAGACGATGTAGATGCTGCTGTACGTCCCGACCACGATGCCCACGATCATAGCGATGGAGAAGTCGCGCAGCACCGGCCCGCCGAAGATCAGCAGGCTGACCAGCGGGAGCAGGGTGCTGATGCTGGTCATGACGGTGCGCGACAGCGTCTGGTTGATGCTGGTGTTCACGATCTCGCGTGAGCTGCGCCCCCGCATCAGCCGGTGGTTCTCACGGATGCGGTCCGAGACGATGATCGAGTCGTTGAGCGAGTACCCGATCACGGTCAGGATCGCCGCCACGGTGGCGATGCTGAACTCCAGGTGCAGCAGGCTGTAGAGGCCCATCACGATGGCCACGTCGTGGAACACCGCGAACACCGAGCCGATGCCGGTGACGGCGTCGAAGCGGAACCACACGTACACCAGAATCAGGCCCAGGCCCAGCAGCACCGCGTAGATGGTCTGGGTGGTGAGTTCCTGCCCCACCGCCGGCCCGATGGTCTCGGTCTGCTGCACCTCGCCGCCCGGCAGCGCCTGAATGCGGGTGGTCAGCTGACCGACCTCGGCCGTGGTGAGTTCCGGCACCTTGATGCTGTAGCTCGCTCCCTCCACCCCCGGCGTCACGCTGCGCTGGATGGTGCTGTTCTGGGCCGTCACCTTGGCCACGCCGGCCCCGGTCACGGCGCTGCGCACCTGATCCACGTTGGTGGCGGTGCTGGTCCGCACCGTCAGGTTGGTGCCGCTGGTGAAGTCCACGCCGTAATCCAGCCCGCGCACGCCCAGCAGGATGGCGCCCGCCAGCGCCAGCAGCAGGCTGATGCTGGTGACCACCGGGGCGACCCGGATGTAGTTGAACTTCGGCACGCCGATGCGGCGCGGGGCCGAGAAGTCGCGGCGGCGCGCCAGCGCCTGCATCATCCACTTGGCGAACACCAGGTTCGAGAAGGCCGAGGCCAGCACGCCGATGATCAGCGTGACGGCAAAGCCCTTCACCGGACCCGACGCGAACTGGTACAGCGCCGCCGCCGACAGCAGGTGCGAAGCGTTCACGTCCAGGATGGTCAGGGTGGAGTGCTCATACCCGGTCTGGATGCTGTTCTTGATGCCCTTGCCGCGCGCCAGCTCTTCCTTGATGCGCTCGAAGCTGATCACGTTGCCGTCGATGGCCGCGCCGATGGTCAGCACCAGACCGGCGATGCCCGGCAGCGTCAGGGTGGCCCCGAAGCCGCCCAGCACGCCCAGGATGATGATGCTGGAGAACAGCAGGCCCAGCGCGCCCACCAGCCCGAACCACAGGCCGTAGTAGAAGAACAGCATGCAGAACACCAGCGCGATGCCCACCAGCGCGGCGATGGCGCCGCTGCGGATCGCGTCGGCGCCCAGGCTCGGCCCGATGCTGCGCTCGGCGTCCACCTTGATCGGAATCGGCAGCGAGCCGCTGCGCAGCACCAGCGCCAGGGCGCTCGCCTCTTCCGCCGTGAAGTTGCCGCTGATCTGGAAGTTGTTGTACAGCGCCGACTGGATGGTGGCCACGCTCTTGATCTGGTTGTCCAGCACGATGGCCATCAGGCGGCCCACATTCTTGCCGGTGAAGTCGCCGAAGGCGGTGGCGCCCTTGGCGGTGGTGGTCACCTGCACCAGCCAGCGGCCGGTCTGCGGGTCGGTGCCGGCGGTGGCGCCGCCCACGATCTCACCGGTGGCCTGGACCGGCCCCAGGTCCTTGAGCGTGTAGCCGCCGGACCCGGGGTGCTGCTGGGCGACCGTCGCGTCGCCCTTGGCGTTCGGATTCACCAGTCTGAACTCCAGCTGCGCCTGCTGGCCGATAATGCTGCGGGCGCGGGCCTGCACGGCGGGTGTGGCGCCGGGAATCTCCACCACCACGCGCTTGCCGCCGGCCACCGTCACGGTCGGCTCGGTCACGCCCAGCGAGTTGATGCGGTTCTCGATGATGGTCTTGATCTGGTCCAGCTGGTCGCGGCTGGCCACGCCAGTCTTGGGCGACAGTTCGATTCTCAGGCCGCCCTTGAGGTCCAGGCCCAGCGTGATGAACTGATACTGATCGTCCCAGAGCGAGAAGGGCGTCTGGCGGTGCTCCCAGGGTCGCCACACGAACAGCAGGCTGCCGACCAGGACCAGCAGCAGCAGAATCGGGGTCCAGGGGCTGTTCTTGCGCGGCGGGGTGCGCCGGGCATTGGGGCGCTTGCGCGCGTTGGGATTCATCAGGGACATGACACTCCAGTGGAACGGATGGGGGAGGGCGGAACGGGGCGGGGCCAGCAGCCCGCGGTTCAGCCGCCGTCGGTGTTCAGCCGGCCCAGCGTCAGCAGGTCCGGGCGGCGGGCCACGGCGGTCCGGTGCACCGGCAGCGTCAGGTCCGGCCAGCCAGACCCGGGCAGGTGCGCCACGCTGCCGGGCGGTCCCGGCAGCAGCGGCACGCCCGGCTGCGGCGTGGGCGCGGGCCGCAGGTCCGGCAGCACCGGCAGGCTGGCGCTGGCGCTGGGTGGACGGCTGTGGCCTTCCTGGTTCGGCTGCCAGCCGAGCAGCACCGCCAGCAGCGAGAGCAGCGCCAGCAGACCGGTGAAGGTCCGGGGGCGCGGCAACGGCAGCGGTGGCAGGCGGAGGCGGCTCATGGCAGGCTGTTCGGCGCGGCGGCGGCCCCACCGGTCACGGCGGGCGGCGGCGCAGACACTCCACCATAGCAAACCCCTGCCGGGGCGGGGCGGCCCGGCAGCACAGTGGGGGTGGTCCGGCGCGGCGCAGCGGCGTGCTTCATACTGGGCGCAATGCTTCAGACGGAAACCATCACCTCGGTCCACAACCCCCAGCTCAAGCGGCTGGTCCGGCTGCACCATCGCCGCGACCGTGAACGCGAGGGGGTGTGGCTGATCGAGGGCGCCCGGGAGGTGCAGCGGGCGCTGGACGGCGGGCTGTCGCTGCAGATGCTGTACCTGTGCCCGGAGCTGTACAGCGACGAGGGCCGCGCGCTGGTGCCCCGGATGCCCTCGCCGCAGACGCTGGTGGCCCGCCCCGCGTTTGAGCGGGTCAGCCACCGCGAGAATCCGGACGGGGTGCTGGCCGTGTGCCTGACCCCGCAGCCGTCGCTGCCGCCGGTCGGGCCGGACGCGCTGGTGCTGGTGCTGGTGGGCCTGGAGAAGCCCGGCAACCTGGGCGCCCTGCTGCGCACCGCCGATGGGGTGGGCGTGGACGCGGTGCTGCTGACCGGCAGCGGCACCGACCTGGGCAACCCCAACGTGATCCGCAGCAGCCAGGGCAGCGTGTTCACCCAGCCGGTGGCGGCGCTGGAGGCCCAGGCGGCGCTGACGTGGCTGCGTGAACACCACTTCGTGCTGGTGGCCTGCACGCCGGAGGCGGAGCAGCCGTACTGGTCGGCCCCGCTGACCGGGCGGGTGGCGCTGCTGCTGGGCAGCGAGCACGACGGGCTGCCGCCCGAGTGGCGTGAGGCCGCCGACCTGCGGGTCAGCATTCCGATGCGGGGTCAGGCCGACAGCCTGAACGTCGCCACGGCCGGCGCGCTGGTGCTGTACGAGAGCTTGCGCCAGCGGCAGGGGCGCGGCGGATGAGCGAGGTCTACCGGAACTGGCTGCGCGAGCAGCTGAGTGCGGTACTGGACCCGGCCGAGGCGGAGCTGCTGGTCCGCCGATCGGTGCAGCGGCATGGCTGGGGCGGCACACACGTGTTCGGTCCGCGCGAGGTGGTGACCACCCTGCAGGACGTGTATGTCCAGCTGCGGCAGCGTCTGGGCGAGGCCCAGGCTGACCGCTGGGTGGAGCACACCACCTCGGAGCTGTACCGCTTCATGGCGCAGGTGCCGCCGCCGGACGAGGCTGCCCCAGCGGCGGCACCTGCCGTCACGGTGCGCTGGGGCCGCCGCGCCCACGACCTGCCGCTGCTGCTGGCCCGGGTGAATATGGAGGCGGCGCAGCACGCCCTGGAAACGGTTCACGCTACACCGGAGCTGATGCGGGTGCCGGGGCTGCTGCGGGCCGCGGAGTGGGACGTGCAGACGGCCCGGGCCGAACTGCGCCGCTGGGAGGCCGAGGAGCGGCTGGCAGCCCTGCAGGCGCAGCATTCCCGCAGCGAGCTGGCCGACGAGCTGCGCAGCGCCCAGGCCCAGGAGCGGCTGCAGGACCTGACGGTCCGGGCGCTGGAGGGTGAACTGGCATTTGAGCGGGCTGCCCAGCAGCGCGGCAGTCTGCCGTCGGGCAGCAGTGGTCTGGAGACCCAGCTGGCCCATCAGCGGCTGCTGCTGGCGCAGACGCGGGGCTTTCTGGCGGCGTTCAGTTCCCTGACCGCGGACATGCCCACCTCACCGCCGCAGGATCAGCCCTTCATGGCCGGGTCGCCACTGTTCCGGGTGCAGCAGGCCCGGGTGGGGGGCACAGCGCTGGCGGAGCAGCTGACCTCACTGGTCCCGCAGGCGCGCGTCGCCCCGTCCGCCCTGACCCGGATCGAGGACGAGGTGGCCTCGCTGCTCCACGACACGCTGGAAACGGCGCGGCGGCATCAGGCGCAGTTCACCGAGCTGCGGGCCAGAAGTCAGCTGCTGGAGCAGCGGTTGAGTCAGCTGTCCAGTGAACAGCCGGATCCGCTGCTGCTGGCCCGCGTTCAGGTGGACGTGCAGCAGACCGGCGCGGCCATCCGGCTCCACAGCGACCACCTGCTGGAGGCGCTCAGCGTGCTGAACTCGGTGGCGGAGCTGACCCGGCAACGCTGACCCCGTAATATGAACACACCAATCAGGTGAGACATGAACTTTTCACCCGCAGCTTCGGTACACTGATCTCATGATTCGTCACCTCAGCGACACCCGCACGGCGGAAGGCCGTGTCCGGTTTCTGCTGCAGAACGGTCAGGTGCTGCTCAGTGCAGAGGGGCCCGGCTGGACCCATCAGTCCACCCACCTGACGCTGGAGCGGGCAGCGCTGCAGGTGGCGCTGTTGCCGCAGGTGTCGCAGGCGCTGTACGAGTCGGCCCTGAGCGAACTGGAGCGTCAGGCACAGATGGAATAGAACACCGGCCCGAACAGGGCCGGTGGTTGCTCTGGGTGGCTTACGCGCGGCTGAGGCTGGCGAACTTGACCAGCAGTTTCTTGGTGCCGGCCGACGCAAAGTGGACCGTCACCTCCTGCCGGTCGCCCACACCCGCCACCGCCAGCACCTGTCCAGCCCCGAACTTGGGGTGCGTGACCTGTTCGCCGCCCCGGTAGGCCAGCTCGCCGGTCAGCGGACTGGTGTTCTTGACCGCGCTGGGCGCAGTGGGCCGCGCCGGAACGGTCGGGCGGTAGTCGCGCCAGGTCTTCTGGCGGTACTCCTGGGCCTGACCGTACTGGTCCACCGTGTCGAAGCCGCCCTGAATCTCTTCCAGGAAACGCGAGTCCTCGGAGGAGTTGGTCTTGCCGTACTGCATGCGGTTCTGGGCCGCCGTCAGGAACAGCCGTTCCATCGCGCGGGTGATGCCGACATAGAACAGCCGCCGCTCCTCCTCGATGCCGCCCGGTTCCACCAGCGAGTTCTTGCTGGGCAGCAGCCCCTCCTCGGCGCCCACGATGAACACCGCCGGGAACTCCAGCCCCTTGGCGTTGTGCAGCGTCATCAGCGTCACGCTGTCCTCCGGCACGTTCTTGTTTTCCTGCTTGGCGCGCATGTCGTCCACGCTGGACAGCAGCGCCGCGTCGTCCAGGAAGTCCTGGATGGTGCCGCCCTCGTGCTCCTGGGACCACTCCTCGGCGGCGTTTACCAGTTCCTCCAGGTTCTCCAGCCGCACCGCGCCCTCCTGCCCCTCCTGGCGCAGCAGGTCCACGTAGCCGCTCGACTCGATGGCGTAGCGCAGGAAGCCGCCCGGTGAGTAGACGTCGGCGGCCTCCGCGAACGCCTGCATCAGCCGCGCAAACTCCACCGGCTTGCTGCCGCCCCGGTCCAGAATCTCCTCGCCGTGGGCGCAGGCGGCCAGCAGGCTGGTGCGGTTGATCTGCGCCCACTCGGCAAGTTTCGCCAGCGCCGTGTCCCCGATGCCGCGTTTGGGCCGCCCGATGATGCGCCGCAGCGCCACGTCGTCCGAAGGGTTGATGCTCAGACGGGCATACGACAGGATGTCGCGGATCTCGCGGCGGTCGTAGAAGCCCACGCCGCCCACGATCTTGGCCGGAATGCTGCCCCGCCGCAGGCTCTCCTCGATCACGCGCGACTGGGCGTTGGTACGGTACAGGATGGCGATCTCCGAGAACTTGCGGCCCTCGTGGTGCAGCCGCGTGACCCATTCGGCCACGAAGTCGCCCTCGCCGCGGTGGTCGTTGGCCCGGTGGAACATCACCGGGTGGCCGTCCTCCTTGACCGGTTTGAGGGTCTTCTCCAGCCGCTCGGTGTTGTTCTCGATCAGCTGGTTGGCCAGCCCCAGCACCCGCGCCGAGCTGCGGTAGTTGTGCTCCAGGCGGTACACGCGCGCGTCCGGGTAGTCCTTCTGGAAGTCCAGGATGTTCTGGATGTCGGCGCCGCGGAACTTGTAGATGCTCTGGTCCGGGTCGCCCACCACCAGCAGGTTGCGGTCGCGGCTGGCCAGCAGCCGGGTCAGCTCGTACTGGGCCTTGTTGGTGTCCTGGTACTCGTCCACGTGAATGAACACGGCCCGGTCCTGCACCCGCTCCAGCACGCCCGGCACCTCCTGAAACAGCCGCACCGTCTCGGTGATCAGGTCACCGAAGTCGATGGCGTTCTGGGCCTTCTTGCGCGCCTCATAGCGGCGGTACACCTCGGCCGCCGCTTCCTTCGGGACGCCGGAGATGTAGCGCTCGGCCTGCCGCTCCAGTTCACCGGGGCTCAGCAGGTTGCTCTTGGCCCGGTCCAGAATGCTGCGCAGCACGCGCGGGTTGGTGTCGGGGCCGATGCCCGGCACGGTGCCCATTACCTCCTTGAGCACGTCCAGCTGATCGTCGTCGTCGTAGATCACGAAGCCGCGCCTCAGGCCGATGTACTCCCCGTAGGCGCGAAGAATCCGCACGCCCGCCGAGTGGAAGGTGCTGATCCACAGCCGGTCGGCGCCCTGAATCAGGTGGCTGGCCCGCTCGCGCATCTCGGCGGCGGCCTTGTTGGTGAAGGTCACGGCCAGGATCTGGCCCGGGTCCACGCCGTAGTGCTGGATCAGGTGGGCGATGCGGTAGATCAGGGTGCGGGTCTTGCCGCTGCCGGCCCCCGCGATCACCAGCGCCGGGCCGCGAAAGTGGTCGGCGGCCTCCGCCTGATTGGGGTTGAGTTGAGAGAGGAGATCACTGCCGGAAGTCACTGAGGCATTCTAGCGCGGCGGCGGTATGTTTTTGGCGTAACGGCACATGCGCCACACGCAAGTGGCCACCTCCAGCAGTCTGGAGGTGGCCGCCCGACGAAGAGTGCGGCGCTCAGGCCTTGGGCTTGTCCGGTCCCTGTGCGGGCTTGGACGCCGCGTCGGTGGACTTGCCCGGGGTGGCGGTCTCCTTGGCTTTGTCCTTCGCCTGCCCCAGCTGTGCCTGGGCCGCGGCTCCGGCCTCCTTGGCCTTTGCCTGGGCGGCGGACTCCACCTGCTGGCCCTCTGCCTTCGCCTCACCGGCCACCTGCCTGGCCGCCCCCTGAGCCTCCTTGGCCTTGTCCTTGGCGGCGTCCAGCTGCGGCTGGACCGCGTCCTTCACCTGCGCGCCCTGGTCCTTGGCGCTGTCCGCCGCGTCCTTCGCGGCGTCGCCCGCCTTGTCGGCGGCGCCGGCCACCGCCGTCTTCACGTCGTCCGCCGCGCCCTTGGCGGCCTCCACCGCGCTGCCCACGCCATCCTTGGCGGCCTCGCGCACCTCGCCGGCCTTGTCGGCCAGCACGGCGCCGGCGTCGCGTGCAGCGTCACGGGTCTTCTGCCAGCTGTCCGAGGCGGTGTCGGCCACCGTGCGCGCGGCGTCCGTGACCCCCAGCTCCTCCAGCTTGCGGTTCAGCAGCGCCCGGTTCTGCTCGCGGCTGAAGTAGTACACCGCCGCGCCGATGATGGTGCCCAGCAACAGGAAACGCTTGACTGGAAAGCGGTGCTCGGGTTCAGGTTCAAACATCCTTTCAGCGTAGACACGCCGTTCTCATGTGGGGTGAGCAGGGCTTTAGGTCTGTTTCAGTCTCCTGCCGGCAGCAGGCCCAGCCGCCGGGCCAGCGCCTCCGAAATGATCCACTCGCCGTCGTGCTCAATGTGCATCAGCACGCAGCCGCGCTCAAGATAGAAGTCGCGGATCAGGGCCCAGGCGCTGTCCTCGTCGGCGGCTTCCATCTCCAGGTCCTCCAGCGTGCCCCACACGTCGCCGTCAATGTCCTCGCTGTTCAAGGCCTCGGCGTGGCCACTGAAGATGTAGGCGTCCACCTTCTC encodes:
- a CDS encoding desiccation-associated late embryogenesis abundant protein, which produces MFEPEPEHRFPVKRFLLLGTIIGAAVYYFSREQNRALLNRKLEELGVTDAARTVADTASDSWQKTRDAARDAGAVLADKAGEVREAAKDGVGSAVEAAKGAADDVKTAVAGAADKAGDAAKDAADSAKDQGAQVKDAVQPQLDAAKDKAKEAQGAARQVAGEAKAEGQQVESAAQAKAKEAGAAAQAQLGQAKDKAKETATPGKSTDAASKPAQGPDKPKA
- the secD gene encoding protein translocase subunit SecD, which gives rise to MSLMNPNARKRPNARRTPPRKNSPWTPILLLLVLVGSLLFVWRPWEHRQTPFSLWDDQYQFITLGLDLKGGLRIELSPKTGVASRDQLDQIKTIIENRINSLGVTEPTVTVAGGKRVVVEIPGATPAVQARARSIIGQQAQLEFRLVNPNAKGDATVAQQHPGSGGYTLKDLGPVQATGEIVGGATAGTDPQTGRWLVQVTTTAKGATAFGDFTGKNVGRLMAIVLDNQIKSVATIQSALYNNFQISGNFTAEEASALALVLRSGSLPIPIKVDAERSIGPSLGADAIRSGAIAALVGIALVFCMLFFYYGLWFGLVGALGLLFSSIIILGVLGGFGATLTLPGIAGLVLTIGAAIDGNVISFERIKEELARGKGIKNSIQTGYEHSTLTILDVNASHLLSAAALYQFASGPVKGFAVTLIIGVLASAFSNLVFAKWMMQALARRRDFSAPRRIGVPKFNYIRVAPVVTSISLLLALAGAILLGVRGLDYGVDFTSGTNLTVRTSTATNVDQVRSAVTGAGVAKVTAQNSTIQRSVTPGVEGASYSIKVPELTTAEVGQLTTRIQALPGGEVQQTETIGPAVGQELTTQTIYAVLLGLGLILVYVWFRFDAVTGIGSVFAVFHDVAIVMGLYSLLHLEFSIATVAAILTVIGYSLNDSIIVSDRIRENHRLMRGRSSREIVNTSINQTLSRTVMTSISTLLPLVSLLIFGGPVLRDFSIAMIVGIVVGTYSSIYIVSPMVVFFEERAEGRKGKTAATGPAQ
- a CDS encoding ATP-dependent helicase, producing the protein MTSGSDLLSQLNPNQAEAADHFRGPALVIAGAGSGKTRTLIYRIAHLIQHYGVDPGQILAVTFTNKAAAEMRERASHLIQGADRLWISTFHSAGVRILRAYGEYIGLRRGFVIYDDDDQLDVLKEVMGTVPGIGPDTNPRVLRSILDRAKSNLLSPGELERQAERYISGVPKEAAAEVYRRYEARKKAQNAIDFGDLITETVRLFQEVPGVLERVQDRAVFIHVDEYQDTNKAQYELTRLLASRDRNLLVVGDPDQSIYKFRGADIQNILDFQKDYPDARVYRLEHNYRSSARVLGLANQLIENNTERLEKTLKPVKEDGHPVMFHRANDHRGEGDFVAEWVTRLHHEGRKFSEIAILYRTNAQSRVIEESLRRGSIPAKIVGGVGFYDRREIRDILSYARLSINPSDDVALRRIIGRPKRGIGDTALAKLAEWAQINRTSLLAACAHGEEILDRGGSKPVEFARLMQAFAEAADVYSPGGFLRYAIESSGYVDLLRQEGQEGAVRLENLEELVNAAEEWSQEHEGGTIQDFLDDAALLSSVDDMRAKQENKNVPEDSVTLMTLHNAKGLEFPAVFIVGAEEGLLPSKNSLVEPGGIEEERRLFYVGITRAMERLFLTAAQNRMQYGKTNSSEDSRFLEEIQGGFDTVDQYGQAQEYRQKTWRDYRPTVPARPTAPSAVKNTSPLTGELAYRGGEQVTHPKFGAGQVLAVAGVGDRQEVTVHFASAGTKKLLVKFASLSRA
- a CDS encoding TrmH family RNA methyltransferase encodes the protein MLQTETITSVHNPQLKRLVRLHHRRDREREGVWLIEGAREVQRALDGGLSLQMLYLCPELYSDEGRALVPRMPSPQTLVARPAFERVSHRENPDGVLAVCLTPQPSLPPVGPDALVLVLVGLEKPGNLGALLRTADGVGVDAVLLTGSGTDLGNPNVIRSSQGSVFTQPVAALEAQAALTWLREHHFVLVACTPEAEQPYWSAPLTGRVALLLGSEHDGLPPEWREAADLRVSIPMRGQADSLNVATAGALVLYESLRQRQGRGG
- a CDS encoding lipopolysaccharide assembly protein LapA domain-containing protein, encoding MRVIQLIQVLVLLALSGYAVLVSLENPVSVRLPLLFAGREAVLPAGAVVALSLLAGGLYVALLILPRHLQLSWRRRQDQTRRRQAEERLQATLQAVMLQAAPTPDTQPDSTPETVLST